Proteins from a single region of Amycolatopsis sp. CA-230715:
- a CDS encoding CHAT domain-containing protein: MPDDLYRRAIRAAVDARPADAFRLLNRALRKLDRREGAPPAVEDLVLRTRILISLASAEAESGSTKAGLAHLDSARTVLAELPDGPEKSTQGAIIGLQRAVILFRTGKLADALALFDAIIPELEREVTDDGTLLTRTILNRAHVHVDLNNPRAALADLRRSLDLAAHYRLVRLEGKVRHALGDQAQLVGDIPDALRHYEQAARIYESEAPGWLPRLRLDQAKALLAAGLAEDAARHLDEALPELRAAKAFQDVAEAEVARAASALLDGDYALARRLAGAARQRFLRRGNAPWAAIASLTRLRAEAGAALGDAARRPSARLPLALRELAANLGELGLRDEAGVARMLAVRLQLRRGATATAAALLAEVPNPRQTTPVDHRMLLRLCRAELAVATGRPRAALAQARAGLTELGRVRDRMGGLDLVCGTAVHGLELGRLACSLVLDRGRGGSGARRLLAWQERTRAQVYRYEPLPIIEDPVLAQHLTEMRHVQRTAQQNRLAGKRPTGLEHRYRWLQREASRLGWSTTPWGRPRPVCSPEEVVEQLGDRVLVSLGADRDALAAVVVRDGRFRLVRLGNRAEIVETTRQLHADLNALAPDHLPGPLVDAVTASAHHRAQLLDRMLVEPIADLIGDRELVLVPSGPLYALPWSALPTLRGKPISVVPSATAWVSARTRRLGSPSVVLAGGPGVPGAVGEVRRLREVYPEATLVDGPAATSGKVLAALDGSGLAHLVAHGAHEPANALFSRLDLVDGPLFAHETARLGSPPDRVVLAACELAMSHIRPGEEPLGFAGTLLASGSSTVIGAISRVGDHAAAEAMRDLHRLLAAGTSPALALAEATAADPLRRPFLCLGAG, encoded by the coding sequence GCCGTCGACGCGCGACCCGCGGACGCGTTCCGCCTGCTGAACCGCGCGCTGCGCAAGCTCGATCGCCGCGAGGGCGCCCCGCCCGCCGTGGAGGACCTGGTTCTGCGCACCCGCATCCTGATCAGCCTCGCGTCCGCCGAGGCGGAAAGTGGCTCCACCAAAGCGGGTCTGGCCCATCTCGACTCGGCGAGGACGGTGCTCGCCGAGCTCCCGGACGGCCCGGAGAAGAGCACGCAGGGCGCGATCATCGGGCTCCAGCGCGCGGTGATCCTGTTCCGCACCGGCAAGCTCGCCGACGCGCTCGCGTTGTTCGACGCGATCATCCCGGAGCTCGAGCGCGAGGTCACCGACGACGGCACCCTGCTCACCCGGACCATCCTGAACCGCGCGCACGTGCACGTGGACCTGAACAACCCGCGTGCCGCGCTCGCCGATCTCCGCCGCAGCCTCGACCTCGCCGCGCACTACCGGCTCGTGCGGCTGGAGGGCAAGGTCCGGCACGCGCTCGGCGACCAGGCCCAGCTCGTCGGCGACATCCCGGACGCGTTGCGGCACTACGAGCAGGCGGCGCGGATCTACGAATCGGAGGCGCCGGGTTGGCTCCCGCGTCTGCGGCTCGACCAGGCGAAGGCGCTGCTGGCCGCCGGGCTCGCCGAGGACGCGGCTCGTCATCTCGACGAGGCGTTGCCCGAACTGCGCGCGGCGAAAGCGTTTCAGGACGTCGCCGAGGCCGAGGTCGCGCGCGCCGCGTCCGCACTGCTCGACGGCGACTACGCGCTCGCGCGGCGGCTGGCTGGTGCCGCGCGCCAGCGCTTCCTGCGCCGCGGCAACGCGCCGTGGGCTGCGATCGCGTCGCTCACCAGGCTGCGCGCCGAGGCGGGCGCCGCGCTCGGTGATGCCGCGCGAAGACCGTCCGCACGCTTGCCCCTCGCGTTGCGGGAACTGGCGGCGAACCTCGGGGAACTCGGGCTGCGCGACGAAGCCGGTGTCGCCAGGATGCTCGCCGTCCGGCTGCAGTTGCGCCGTGGCGCGACCGCGACGGCCGCGGCGCTGCTCGCGGAGGTGCCCAACCCGCGCCAGACCACCCCGGTCGACCACCGGATGCTGCTGCGGCTGTGCCGTGCCGAACTGGCCGTCGCCACCGGGCGTCCCCGCGCGGCGCTCGCGCAGGCCCGCGCCGGGCTCACCGAACTCGGCCGCGTGCGCGACCGGATGGGCGGGCTCGACCTGGTGTGCGGCACCGCCGTGCACGGGCTCGAACTCGGCAGGCTCGCCTGCTCGCTCGTGCTCGACCGGGGACGGGGCGGATCCGGCGCGCGCCGGCTGCTCGCCTGGCAGGAACGCACGCGCGCGCAGGTGTACCGCTACGAGCCGCTGCCGATCATCGAGGACCCGGTGCTGGCGCAGCACTTGACCGAGATGCGGCACGTGCAGCGGACGGCGCAGCAGAACCGGCTCGCGGGGAAGCGCCCGACCGGGCTCGAACACCGCTACCGCTGGCTGCAGCGCGAGGCGAGCAGGCTCGGCTGGTCGACGACGCCGTGGGGGCGCCCGCGCCCGGTCTGCTCGCCGGAGGAGGTCGTCGAGCAGCTCGGCGACCGCGTGCTCGTCAGCCTCGGCGCGGATCGGGACGCGCTCGCCGCGGTCGTCGTGCGCGACGGGCGCTTTCGCTTGGTGCGCCTTGGAAATCGCGCCGAGATCGTCGAAACGACCCGCCAGCTGCACGCGGACCTCAACGCGCTCGCGCCGGACCACCTGCCCGGCCCACTCGTCGACGCCGTCACCGCGTCCGCGCACCACCGCGCCCAGTTGCTCGACCGGATGCTCGTCGAGCCGATCGCGGACCTGATCGGCGACCGCGAACTCGTGCTGGTGCCGTCCGGGCCGCTGTACGCGCTGCCGTGGTCGGCGCTGCCGACCCTGCGCGGCAAGCCGATCTCGGTCGTGCCGTCCGCGACCGCGTGGGTCAGCGCGCGCACGCGCCGGCTCGGCTCGCCTTCGGTGGTGCTCGCCGGTGGCCCCGGCGTGCCGGGCGCGGTCGGTGAGGTGCGGCGGCTCCGCGAGGTCTACCCGGAGGCGACGCTCGTCGACGGTCCCGCGGCCACCAGCGGCAAGGTGCTCGCGGCGCTCGACGGCTCCGGCCTCGCGCACCTGGTCGCGCACGGCGCGCACGAACCGGCGAACGCGCTGTTCTCCCGGCTGGACCTCGTCGACGGGCCCCTGTTCGCGCACGAGACGGCGCGCCTCGGCAGCCCGCCGGACCGCGTCGTGCTGGCCGCGTGCGAGCTTGCGATGAGCCACATCCGGCCGGGCGAGGAGCCGCTCGGGTTCGCGGGAACCCTGCTCGCCAGCGGGTCGAGCACGGTGATCGGGGCGATCTCCCGCGTCGGCGACCACGCCGCCGCCGAGGCGATGCGGGACCTGCACCGGCTGCTCGCGGCGGGCACCTCGCCCGCGCTCGCGCTCGCCGAAGCCACCGCCGCCGACCCGCTGCGCCGCCCCTTCCTCTGCCTCGGCGCTGGCTGA